Below is a genomic region from Asterias amurensis chromosome 4, ASM3211899v1.
AGTGATAAAAATGACACCATGTGTTGTCACATATAGAAACTATAGAAagtagtgttattttaacactctATGTTGttaaaagaagaaggaaaaaaaagaatattatgTGACGCCCATGGTGTTAATTTTAACACCACATTTTGTGTACAGtgtggaaatatatatttggtgattttttttttcttcttctaaaacCCCTGGGCTTAATTTCTCCCAGGGTTGTACAATAAACATCAAGTGTCACACCTCATATTTAGGTCTGTGCAAATATTTGATAATTTATGGTTTTAGACCACAATCAATATCCCACCGTCGCATGGAATTCAATAAACCGATTTTCTCCCCCATGCAAGGTCAAAATATGTGAAATATCCCTAATGAAATTATTGTGTGAAGACAATGTGTACCAGTCCTAATGAGCACGCTGTGTTTTTAGATGTCTACTGAATTGTTTATTGATATACGTATTCATTTGTTAATTTAGCATGCTTTGTTGGTGGATGAATGCAACATTGTCAGTACTTATGTACAGGTATAAAGAAAAGAGATTCgccacaaaaaaaacccaataatttGACTATTTTTATACGGTGATAACGGTAGCTGTGCAACGTCGGTGCCAAACAAAGGACGTCAAGTTTACGTGTAAATTCATCAGAAATTTTACGGTAGCTGTTTGACACTCTTTCTGCCATGAACCAAATCGAGGCTGAGTTACcaaatagtctggtcccctcTCTATTTAATGGGCAAGGGAACTACCATCATCAGATGGGGATATTAGGAATTATGACTAACATGTGTTCGGTTTGATTTGAGACTTTGTTGTGGCATGGATACATTTCCATTAATTCTTCTTTGTATATTTTCAGAAGAATATTGTTATGATCACAGTTTGTACCATCTGATTCCTGTGAGTAATTCCTTTCAGCCACATTATTGCCGAACATTCCTAGTTTAACTGTTCCTTTCTGTTGGAATGTTCTCGGCTGGCTGAATTCCTAAGTTCTTTCATTACTTTAACAAGTGGtcgcattttattttattctaatGTGCGTATAAGGCATTGTTTTTACAACCACAAGTTGACTGTGGATCAGTACTACAGTAGTAATTTTAAGTGACTAATTTATGAGAAGGTTTACTCTTAAAATGAAAGGCAATACACACTTTTTGTTAAGCCCGCTGCAGATCTCACAATCAAAGAGTGGGAACTACCAGCGTTTAGGAAGACTGATTGAGCTGTTTTTCCCAGATGATATGTAGCCTTTTCACAGACATTTCAGATTCGTAATGGTGTTACTAGTTACTGACAGTCATGGTAACCTGGTAGACGAGGTAGTAATCGATGTTTGTAAGAACTGTCACTCGTTGGCCCTTTTCTGTGGTTAACTGCTAACGCAGATGTGGAGTATCAGGTGTTTTCATGGCAGATAAAGCAAGGTCGAATCTTGTTTAGATTTGTGTGGTTGTGCTGCCATCCATGCTCATATTGGACCCATTATATTTAAAGGATTGTGTTATATAGATGCTGTTTGttaaacggtttcaaaaaccaaatgtatactttccctttaaagaaaaccATTGACTTAAGAGCCTTGACTAAACATCTCAGATATGGCATCTTCCAAGACTTTAATCTTAGGAATTTTTCTCACAGTCATATTGAGTGGGGAACAACCAAACAAGTACCGTGGATGTTATCTTTGCACTGCTAAGTGTTCTGAAAACCGTACCTTACTGATAGTTGATGGCTGACCCCAAGCAATTATTTGCGAAAAAACAGGTCAAGCTTTTGTACTTCAATACTTGTGACAACTTGTTTACATAAGAGATCCGTCCTCTCGACTCGCTTGTTGGGTCTTAATTGCTACACAAAGACACGAAGTTTAAATGTGGACTTAATTGCCGGGTTTTATTTAAACAACGATAATAGGTTTCGTGGAGGACATTTACATGAGGCTGTTGCTCATTAGACGAACAAACACAAAACCTCTCGTCTTGTCAATGGTTTTGAGGACTGTATATAATGCACGCAAAAATATAAGTTTGAGACATACACTACATACACAAATACAGTCAACGCTCTGAAGTTAagaattatttttgttcaaaatgtctTGCTTTGCAGACTCGCCAGTGAGATGTCTACCTTTGGGAAGAAGCTCGATATGTTCGGGTACCAATTTGGTTATATGATTCAAAGTGCAAATTCAGAATGTGTTTACCGCTCGTAAGGGAGCGAACGATGCGTACTAGGTGGATTCTATGACACAGCTTAACTAGGGTGGGCACTGGCATAATGGCAATTTCTTATGACAAACTTTCATGGCATTGAGATATAAAATAGAAGAAGGAAAAACAACAGAGCACACACGGCTTAATAGGAAAACTACAATCCTTGAATATTTATGACTTTAGCCTCGGAAGATAAAATCTCAATTAAATTTGGACGTGCATGCTCTTCAAGGGCGATTTCTCATCGCAGTTTTTAAGTGACGTTCCATAGTTTTGTCCTCCAAGGAGGTATTTCTGATAACTGGCTCTAATTTGTGTTCAATGATGAGTTACTTTCTAGGGACAAAGAGCCAAGGACGCAACTCCACATAACCAGGGGTTTGCTTTTTTGAAGACCACTGCCGAAACGTCAAATTTATAAACACTCATGATTAAAACGCTGCACGGGAGTAAGACAAAACGTAACTTGCTTCAACcacacaatttcttttttaaaagaagcACATTGACCACGTGCTTGCGTGCGTCACGATTTAATAATCAAAATGGCCGCTTGAATTTGTCCTCTCTCGTTAGACGTGTGGTAAAATGCAATTAACAACATGGAACGTGTACACACCATAAGAAGTTCATTTAGCACAATCAAATTcatttaaacaataattaatgGAAGCTATCGTTCGCACGCACCAAGCAATGAGGGGGAAAACAGCATACTGTTCAATAGTGACTGGATTTCCAACCATACTTCTGACGATCACACATCAGGATCTTTTTAAAAGCTATCTTAAAGTCTCTGTTCGCGAACGCATAACATATTGGATTACACGAGCTGTTGATATAGCACAAGAAGTAGCTGAGTTCATAAAGGTACATGTTCACACAGTCGGGGCAGAAGCCTTTTACAATGACCAGCACGCTGTAAGGCGTCCAACACAAGATGAAAAATCCAAGGATGGCGCTTAGAGTTCGCACGGCCTTGGCCTCCTTCAAGCTCACCAAAGCGGCAGATAACGTCTTTCCTATGGTATGGTCTTTGCTGTTCGGACTGGCCTTAGTGTGGCTTCTATTGGAAGCCTGGTGATGCGAGGCCCGGTCGCTTTGATCTTCGGAGTACTCATCGGTTTCAGACTGGAGTGTGACCCGTCTCTTCTGCCCGTCCATCCGGCACCCGTTATCGGCGTTATGTTGGTGGGAGCTGGAGGCTCTACCACACAGGTCCTCCTCCTCCTGGTGCACCGGTAACGGCAGGTCCCGTGTAGGGAAAGACACCGTTTGTTCGTCCTCGGAGTCTAGCATGACACCAGAGGAAAATTTCCGTTGGTGGTTGTTGTTGTGTGACGTCTCGGCCGGCTCCACGTGGTGCCGGACGCTCAAGCGACCGATAATCCTGGCCTCGCGCTTAACGAGCCTTCGAGTTAACAAGTAAATACGCATGTACAAGATGAGGATGACGACTAGTGGCAACCAGTATATCATAATAATGGAACCCGCCGTGAAGAAAGGGTCTTTGATGAACTGCACCTCGCACTCTCTCTCGGGGACGGTGCGTTTCCCTTCAAAGAATTGCCAGCCTATGATGGGGACACCGAAGAGAAGTATTGTGGTAATCCAACTAGCTACGATGAGGAAGAGTACCCGAGCCCGGGTCATGTCACTTCGGTAGGTCATAGGGTGAGATAAACACCTGTACCTATCGACACTAATCAAGAGGATCCCAAGAACAGAAGCACCACAGCACAAGTAGTCCAGAAACAACCATATATCACATATGACGGGACCCAACGGCCAGTAGTCTATAAGTAGATACATTGTGTAGAGAGGCATGGAGAAGGCGCCAATAATCACATCAGCCGATGCCATGCTGATTATGAAGTAGTTGCTGAGACAGCGCAGTCGCCTCTCCCGGCAGAAGGCGACGATTACCAGGGCGTTGCCGCATACCGTGAAGAGACTCGCGAAGCCGGACAGCACGGCCATGCAAGCGATCTTCACCGTCTCCATGTGTGATTTACTGTCGTCCTGGCCGCCGGGCCCGCTGCAGTTTACCCCCGTGCAGTTCATGGCTGCGTCCATCATGTCCATGGTCTCCGTAAAATCCATTGTACTATCGGGGGACTGATGGAGACTCGAATCAGTTGGCAAAAAGGTTTGATAGGAAGTCTCAAATTCCATGAAATTCAACCACCTAGAAGTCCAGCTGGTTCGTGAAACGGTTTCCCCTGCggagaaataataaaataaatcgatatgtATTAAATGGATGGCACTATAATAAAGAAATCGTAAAGCAGTGCAGTTAATATCCGTCTTCAGATGATTGGGGCACTTTAAAATATCTTCAACAGAAATTTAATTGAATGTAGTTTGTAATGATGCAACTCCTTTCTGCGGTCATTTTTGATACTACGGCTTTTGGCTTGGGCTAGGGTCTAGGCTTGCCTCACCTCTGATTGGTGCCCCGTACCGAAACACCACGTTTTCTATATACAAAACAACAGAACGGATCCTAAGCCGTACGTACACGATACATCCAAACTTATCGTACACGATTACTTATTGTGTACATCTAAacgtatcgtgtacgtacatggtAAGAGACTTATCGTGTATGTACACGGTACGTTTGGAGTTagcgtgtacgtacacaataagatAGATTTTCTTTATTCATGATGTGGTAATGAGCTTCCGAAGTAATCCGTGCCAACCCGTTTCAAATGTTCCATTCAAGAGAACCCAGCTTCCAGCGCTGTACCCGTGCCACTAAATAATCAGCTTTAAAGATTTGTTGGGAAATATGAACACCAGTTTTTTCGACAACAAGCCTGAGGTAATCCGCGCCAACCTCTTTTAAATAGTTTCACGGCAACACAGCTTCCAAAGCTGTACCTATGCCTTCAAAcgaatgaagaaaaaaatctatcaacccttaaaaagaaaaagacaaaatgcTCGGGAACATAGTTCGATTGTTCCACATTGATCGCTCATGTTTGCTCGTATTGAATGTGCGAGGAGCCGAGTCTGAAGTGCAGGCAATGCATATTCTGATCACGTTGCTTGGATGTTGGTTGATTAAATTGCCTTTCTTGTTGCTATGTGTTTTTTCGTCGAGTCAAGTAGCTTGACGGTGACACATGTCGTGGCGATCCCCACGACGATCCCCACGACCTTGATGCTACATGAAACACAGGGTGACCTAGAGTTTATGTATAGATCTGCATACATTACTTGATATGTTGTCTGATGTGGTGGAATGAAGAATATATTTCTACTGATTCGAATAAACTTTACGTCAAGCTCGTTGCTCATCTTTGAAACCACGCCTTGGGCTCTGAGTAATGTAACGTTAAAACAATAGCTTTTGGCTGTTAGTAATAGTACACAAGTTTTCCAAAAGGTTTCTGCTTAATTATGATGAAAACACAACGGTGTTCAGGCGAAAAGTCACGGCATGCGAACGCGAAGTATTTTAGCGTCCATCGCGAGTCATACACGCTTAAGAGCTCCCATCGTGTACGGGGAAAAGAGTTGCACGGCCTCAAAACGCAGATCCCATGTAAGGATTGGTTAAGCCAATTCGTTTTCGTGCTTGTAAAACCATAATTTGATTTGAGTGGATTGTGTCCAGTGAGTTTAAAGGCCTTTTGACCTATTCCACTGACGTCACAACTGTCTAATGTATGTCCATGGTCGGCCATTgttaacacctttggtaatattgtcaaagaccaaaattatcacttggtgtatcccaaccacCTCCCAACATACATAAAGTAACACATCTGTTGAAATTTTTactcatttggtcattgaatttgcaagagaaacatgaaagaaaaaacactcatattgcacaattaatttgtgtgctttcgaatGCACAATAGAAAGCTTTGgggcctgtgatttttttttatatatttgggtgagaaattacctttttctcaaaaactacgttacttcagagggagccgcttctcacgatgttatactatcaacagctctccattgctcgttagcagataagtttttatgctacaaattattatgggttaataccaatagtgtccagtgcctttaaaacccacTGACTTCTTCCACTGACGTCACACAAGCCTACAGTCTGTCCATGGTCAGTCATTGTTAATGAGGCAAAATTTCAGAATGCACGTAAGTGGTCGTCCATCCATGGCCAATGTCATGTTTGCTTCACAATGGCACAACTAATACTCTattgtcatgatgacgtcatgggaATTGGGTCAAAGCCATGAAAATAACCTTTTAGTAATGAGATATTTATTACAAAAGGTTTATTCCACATACCTTGTAATATATTTGAAATAATGGTAGGCCTTCAAAATTGTAAACCAACTTTTTCATAGAAAGTCTATGCAAAGTTTATCACTTAATTTGTTCTTGCTATGTTTGAAGCAAACAGAAATGCCCAATTTTGCACTCCCTTGTGAGAAATCCAGAGAAAGTAATTTTATCTTTAcgcacaagaaagttgttaacAGATAAAATGTAGCATCAAATACAACCACCGATAACTAAACCACAGCATAGCATTCCCATTTCAACCACCTTGctttttgctaaacaaaaaacCATCGAATATGGGTAGTTTCTGTGGTTATAGATACCCCCTTCTTACGTGGCTAACTATTTGGGTATTTGGAACTAGGAATTTATTTGTGCTATTTGTTTCTGCAAAGTCTCGAATTTCTCTCCAgattatcttttttttatactttgatATTACACGACAACGAGGCAATGAGTCACAATGGGAAATAAATCCCTCGCTCGTAGAAGCTAACACTGCTTGTCTGAGAGCAATACCACGAGATAGATATAATGTTCTGTGCATGGGCTCGACGTAAAGCTGTAAGACTCGCTGATAGATACCGTCCCCCGACGGAAATCAATTTAACCTAATTGCCCCTGACAGGTAATCTGTACGGAACATTGTAGGCGGGCCTGCAAATATCCCACCCCTTTTCTCCATCCATCAGAGAATAATTAGAACATTAATCAATAATTTAATTAACTAAACAGGTAAAAAATAACCGCAAAGCcgatggttttgttttttagttattttattGATTGTTATAGACAGGGTAGCTTTATCAATTTGACAACTTCCATCCATCCCTATATGGACCCTTTGTGTAAACAGTAACAATTAGAACCGTGTAAAAACAGTATACACAAATggcataaacaaaataatggagAGAAAATGTTTACGTTTGTATACTGAATACTTAAAGTGCATACCTTTAGTAATTACACCACTTCAATTTAATGACCGTGTATAAAGAGcactggggagctgttgacactAAATCATTTAGAACCAACTCCTTTGACataatttagtttttagagaaagaggtaattttcaccccaaaatctAAAAGCTTCAGGCACGAAGCCTTtcccaggcatctgaaagcacacattctTTGCAACGaaggtattttgttttctttcattatgttcttgcaacttcgatgaccaatttttGAGCCaaaataatgtccacagatttgttatgttctgcatacgttgggatacaccagtgAAGATGgcctttgaaaattaccaaagtgtACCCTTTGTTTTTCAAGTCATCAGGTTGGGGACGAAGCCAAATCGTTCCCAATCAGTTTGGATTTTTATTGATGAACGATGACAGAAAATTTATTCAGCGCATAAATTTATCACTTTGTATGAAAACTACCGCTACCCTTGAATCGGCACACCCGACGAACTGAGCATGCGCTGTAAGTAGACATAGCAACAATCATAATATACTTGAGACAAACAGAGCAATCGATTTAGCAAGCGACCGAACTCGAGCGAGGCTCTGCTAGGGTAGAAACGTGAAACCGTTATTAACAACATTTATGCCGCATGTCATTTTGGGTTAGTATGCATGCCGTTCGCAACAGCCAACTCCCTACCGGCTAACAGATTGAGCATGCCGAAttttaacatagtttttaacccTGCACCGATTAGAGCCGACTATTGGTCGGTGGTCTAAAGTGGTGAAGagcatctgctctagaattgctgcggtcgtgggttcgaattccaccgcGACCATCGATTCCTGTCCCTAGTGTTTTTCATCTACTTTTCCAAGTGCAACAAGCTAAAAGACGCACTAAACAGACTTAACAAAAATATCGTCGAAGTGTCAAAATAGACTCCATACacttcttaaagtcacctggaagtggtattattttttcaaaataaagcttttgtcactaatatatgttttttgatgagtggaatgtgaataaacagttaactaaggttttaaaaaatcagttcttatgttattcaCAAATTTaggagtagaccccgacccgagagggcgctgttcgtgacgtcaatcgaggcagactttgcctgtaatgcgtagagtaaacacaattgcaaagtacatgtacggaccaaatcgtgagtttgtacgtttcaaaaaaaaaaattgttttttttccggcaatgccgaccaggtgtattgctgctgaatgcagaaaaacactttttgaaatgtaccaaccaactcacgacttggacgtacatgtactttgcacgtgtgtttactatacgcattgcaggtaaagtctgcctcgattgacgtcacaaaaggggtaggcggagtcagcccccaaacaactttatatattttttaaacatataaatcgtgacaaacaattactaaaaaaattgttttattgttcgtaagcatatactcttatgtatgaaagaaaaaaaataatatttccaggtgactttaaaggcagtggacacaattggtaattactcaaaataattattcaaaaccttacttcgtaacgagtaattgggagagtaTGCTAgtatgttgatagtataaaacattgcgagaaacggcttcctctgaagtgacatagtttttaagaaagaagtaacagatttagaatttgaggtcttgaaatcaagcatctgagagcacacaactttgtgtgacaagggtgttttttcccattattatctcgcaacttcgacgaccgattgagctcaaattttcacaggtttgttgatttATGCATATCTTAAGATAATAATTGACACAATGGGTGTTGTCAAATGTAAACACCGAAAAGAGAATCCAAATTAACATCATTATGGTGTTAAAATAGCACAAGTGTTATGcagaaatttgtgtttttgtggaACACCCTTTTTGTATGagacaacacccatggtgtcaattttaacaccccgtTTTGTATAGTGTATATTCACTGTATCCTCACAAACAACCAGTGTTTATACTTGTCTTCATCACAATATTCCAAGGCATCATGTTAATTCACTTTATGGTGCCTACTATAAATATGTCATTTTTCACGGTCTCTATAACTGCCACAATCGTACAACTCGCGTGCATAATTTTATACAGTTGGCCCCTATCTTATTTAATAAGAGCGGTCTATTTTCCTCTGTGCCGCCCCATGTTTTGCAGTGTCTGTCAAGTCGAGCTGTATTTTACACTCTAGCCACATAAACACGGAACGGAAAACAAATGTCGGACATTTTGGTaaagaagcaaaacaaaaaatcaaatcaataaaTGCTATGACTATAGCTTGTTATGATGCGAGACCAATACTTCAAATtcatgtaattgtttttaattattggcTAATAAACCATTCTAACCTAATCTATACGAGTACGCAGGGAACGATGTCTTCCAGCACTTTTGCattgcaaaacattttgactgaACAAGCTTGGTTGCACACTGAATGGTAATATTGAGTTGCAATTGATGCATTTTTGTTCTGCCATGCAACCACCgagtagggtttgaaactttgcatggtggaagaatACAATAAGAGATTTGCACATGGTGCTTCCGCAAAACTTCACCTGAAAGTAAATAGtaacaaattcaatttaaaaagtcATCTTGAATGAAgtaacactttaaaggcactggttaatcatggaggtaggattagatctaatcctacctccatgggttAATCAAGGGTTTTTGCCACTGTCATTCAGGCCCTagagacactagacactattggtaattgtcaacgaccaatCTTATCACTTGCTgagtctcaacatatgcataaaataacaaacctgtgaaaattcggacGCAACTGTTCACTAAGATGCAAGAGattgttttacacattttgtttgctttcagatgccttaaaaggGCTTCAGAAAGCATGAAGTATTTTGATATTGAAGTGAAAATGTaccctttttctcaaaatctacgttatttcagagggagccgtttctcacaatgtttcatactatcaacagctctccattgctcgttaccaagtaagtttctatgctaataattattttaatttatataaccaatagtgtccagtacctttagaggatttgggtactttttcaaaatgtccatagatttacattaaacttaccggctttgaagataatgatagtggaaatcttcccttcaaatcttactaactgaggtgctgtagtttttgagaaatgagtaaaacaatgtcatgaaaatccgtttgtaaaggattaaaataattttcgtctcatgagcaggaaattattttcatgacattgttttactcatttcccccaaactgcagcacctcagcacgtatagtattttcaaggaagctttctactatcattatcttcaacctgtgaaagttttgtgtaaatctgtggacattgtgtgttttgtcttacaaaagttacatagaccctttaagcaatACATGTGAGATGATTGATCAAACTCCAGCATTGCTcatccacacacacacacaaaggagtaaaataaataaagggaacaaaaagacaaacaaggACGGACAGATAATTTATCAAATGAAGCAAATTGCCCGGTAACTGTTTATACAGCAATCACGTGGGCTTGGTCATATTATTTTCTGAAAGTGCTCTGAAAGTAATTGAAAACGCAAACCGTTGACGGCAAATTAAAGCACACAGAAATATCATTTGGATAGACTTAAATAAGGAAATGTTCACAGAGGAACTGAGAGGTAGGtacgtcttaaaggcagtggacactcttggtaattactcaaaaataataattattatcataaaaccttacttggtaacgagtaatggggtgaggttgatagtataaaacattgtgagaaacggctccctctgaagtgatgtagttttcgagaaagaagtaattttccacgaatttgatttcgagatctcaagtttagaatttaaggtctcgaaatcaaacatctgaaagcacacagcttcgtgtgaaaagggtgtccTTTAAAATATTCCCAGGAATATTACTAACTATATTGGATAACGTGTGATCCCCAAGATCACTGCATGCGTCTAGTATAATTGGCAAATTAATACACAGTTCCCTGGTGAAATCTCGACGGGTGAGGGCGGGTCACTTACAAGCCTCTCAAGAGCAACGTCCGTCTTGTCCCCTGCTGAACCGTGAGCTACTCGTTTTATCCCCAATGCTGAACCGTGAACTACTCGTTTTATCCTTAATGCTGAACCGTTAACTACTCGTTTTATCCCCAATGCTGAACCTTGAACTACTCGTTTTATCCCCAATGCTGAACCGTGAGCTACTCGTTTTATCCCCAATGCTGAACCGTGAGCTACTCGTTTTATCCCCAATGCTGAACCGGGAGCTACTCGTTATATGTCCCCCAATGCTAAACCGGGAGTTACTCGTTTTATCCCCAATGCTGAACCGTGAGCTACTCGTTTTATCCACAATGCTGAACCGTGACCTATACTCGTTTTGTCCCCCAATGCTGAACCGGGAGTTATTAGGTTCGTCCCCAATGCTAAACCGGGAGCTACTCGTTTTATCCCCAATGCTGAACCGTGACCTACTCGTTTTGTCCCTAATATTGAACCGGGAGCTACTCGTTTCGTCCCCAATGCTAAACCGGGCGCTACTTGTTTCATACCCAAAATGTTGAACCGGGAGCTACCCGTTTTGTCCCTAATGCTGAACCGGGCGCTACTCGTTTTATACCCAAATGGTGAACCGGGAGCTACCCGTTTTGTCCCAAATGCTGAACAGGGAGCTATGCGTTTTATCCCCAATGTTGGCCTCAGAGCTAACTCATCAATACTGTTCTGCCTTTTTTGTTTATTCATCGTCGGTGTTTATCGGCGACCGTCGACCTAGTGAAATTGTGTCAGGTTCGCAATTACCATGACATGTGGTGGGGAAGGTCGCTGCTCAAACGTATACAGAGTTCCTGTATATAACTATTATAGCCATTTTCACACTACCTTTGTTCCCCGGGGTTGCCCCCGGAGAAAAACGGCCGGCCATTTCACACTATGGTCGCTTTCCCCCGGTCTGCTCCGGGGAATAGTCACCCCTGCTCTTGAGTAGGGGTAAAcggtaaaaccctggggtattcttgTCCTAAATAAGGCTTCCCCTATACACAAGCAACTGCTTGTTGTATACCTGATTTGATATTAATTTATATGGCTTTGGTTATTGTATACCAGTGAAATGGAACTAGACCATAAATGCCTCTGAATCTAAAAACATATTGTTTTGGTATAGCTGGAAAAATGTCGGTTAACGAATGCACTCTGAATGGATGGTAAATAATTATGCAAGGTGGGctacacaagaaatgtatttgGCAAATTGCTATCTGAAGAATGAACAGGAAGGGGTAGTTGGCGATTCTAGCTTGCGACTTCGGTTCAGTTTAGAACACAGTGGAATGTATATTTGAAAAGGATCAGGCAAATTTGGTTATTGAGGAAAACTGACGTACAGCCTATACGAATAGACGTTCATTTTATATCATAAATTCCTTGGCTACACGTAGTACATTATTAAgagaggtccacataatgtatggacttgaaacactatgtggacttccACACGTCCACAGAGTGTTTTTACAGGTGTTAAATAATACGATTTTGTGTACCGAGCAAAGGAAATATTCacacagtgactgcaacacagagtTGGATGTGTTTGCTCTCTGTCTCTCCATAGGTCATCTCAACATTTTGGAGTGCTCTAAAATCTCATACCGTACTGTGTCGCCTAATGCTTTGAACAAATACATTAGTGTTGACTTTTTGTTTTAGTAAGACCTAAGGAATCGATAGTTGCATGGTCTCGGAGTTTTCTCTtatgagtattttttttttgaagtcgTAATTCATCCTATTACTCATGataattgtaagcatagaaACGTATCGGtaccgagcaatggagagcttttgaaactataaaatatggtgagaaatggcttcaCTGAAGTAtaatagttttttagaaagatgtaaaaagaattactcaaatattattaaaagacttcaagcctgaagccttttattaggcatctatGAAACCACATAAATGtttgcaaaaagggtgtttttattgctTTAATGACCCAATtaagccaacatt
It encodes:
- the LOC139936040 gene encoding muscarinic acetylcholine receptor M4-like, which encodes MEFETSYQTFLPTDSSLHQSPDSTMDFTETMDMMDAAMNCTGVNCSGPGGQDDSKSHMETVKIACMAVLSGFASLFTVCGNALVIVAFCRERRLRCLSNYFIISMASADVIIGAFSMPLYTMYLLIDYWPLGPVICDIWLFLDYLCCGASVLGILLISVDRYRCLSHPMTYRSDMTRARVLFLIVASWITTILLFGVPIIGWQFFEGKRTVPERECEVQFIKDPFFTAGSIIMIYWLPLVVILILYMRIYLLTRRLVKREARIIGRLSVRHHVEPAETSHNNNHQRKFSSGVMLDSEDEQTVSFPTRDLPLPVHQEEEDLCGRASSSHQHNADNGCRMDGQKRRVTLQSETDEYSEDQSDRASHHQASNRSHTKASPNSKDHTIGKTLSAALVSLKEAKAVRTLSAILGFFILCWTPYSVLVIVKGFCPDCVNMYLYELSYFLCYINSSCNPICYAFANRDFKIAFKKILMCDRQKYGWKSSHY